attcaccttatagccagtgggataaccactttacaatatgttttttttcttctttggggtggggtaaggagggggtagaaggattactttatcctatcccaggtattccttaaagaggtggggtttcaagtgtctccgggagGTGGTgaatgactccgctgtcctggcggaGTCactcagttagtgagtgcatacttttttcatactggccccccatgggaaacgaacccacaaccctggcgttgcaagcgccatgctctaccaactgagctacacgggacacctACATTGCCTGTACTAGAAAGGATCAAATGAATCACTAACATTTCCAGTTTTGTTGAGTAAGACTCAGAAACACCCTACTACAGGCTAAAAAGAAAAATAATGGAATGAGAAAGAATgaaaaaataaagagaaagaaATCaaattggtagagcattgcgcttgtaatgccagggtagtgggttcgatccccgggaccaccaatacgtaaaaatgtatgcacacatgactgtaagtcgctttggataaaagtgtctgctaaatggcatattattatattattagggCCCTCCACCCTTTTGAGaaatatgtcccaaatggcaccatattccctacatagtgcactacttttggccagagcccagagccctatgggcctgcagagagaaagaaagtgtgcactatatagggaatatggtgccatttgggacattctCTGGCAACTCCCTCTAAATATATTTGACTTCcttccagtggaggctgctgaggggaggatggctcataataatggctggaatggtttccatgtggttgataccattccattgactccattccagccattactatgagccgtcctcccctcagcaggctCCACTGCCTCCTTCTATTGCTTGATTGGAAATGTAGGCTAGAAATATTCTTGGCCCTGATTGGTCACCACTTTTACAACTCATTCTCTAATTGGTTAGTACGCATTTCTAAACCCTGCCCTTTCTACAATACCAGACTGTACAATGCAAACTGTCTCACTTTTCAGGCTTTTTCTGCAGAGATTTCAGATAGAAGACTGCCAGGATGGTACGTATGACTGTAATTCATTCAGAACTATTCTTTTATCAACTTTCTCTGCTATCAAACTATCTACACACTATATCATGTCAAAAACATTGTTTAAACACCTCCCTTTAAAGGGCAAGTCAATACAAGGTAATGGGACAGGGAGTTAGCTGGTAAGTTTGTGTGTAGCTCCTGAAACTGATGTTTTCCTTTGATACTGTGTTATCATGTTTATTACTATTACAGTACACAGAACCTTGGGACAACTGGCATTTAATATGAGTCTGTGATTAAAATACTTTCATTGCCAATATTATTTATTCTACTACAGTGACAGTCCATAAAATCAATATATGGTTCATTGTGGTCTTTTGCAATAGTGTTCCTTATCTTTATGTACTTTGAATTATTGTGAGTGGTTAAAGTCTGGTGATTAGTTCGATTCAGGGTTGTAAAAAGTGAGAGGATGACGCATTAATATTCTACAGTCTTcagatcagggctctccaaccctgttcctgaagagctaccctcctgtaggtttccgctccaaccccagttgtaacgaACCTGAtccagtttatcaaccagctaattattagaatcaggtgcgctagattagggttgtagcaaaaacctacaggacggtagctcttcAGGAACAGAGTTGGAGGGCCCTGCTTTAGATTGTAGAATACCCAATAGTTCTGCAGTCTAAAAATATTGTGTCAGAATATAAATGTGGCTAACTTTGTTGCTTTGAACCACAATAAGTGTGTAATGTCAATGGATTCTATCCGCAACGAATTACAGAGTTTTTGAGAATTCACTCGACTCCACCTGTTTGATGATTAACTAATAATTGATCTGAGATACAGAGACAGGTGGTGCAGTGTTCTAAGGTGTGGCCCAGGTATAGGGTCTAACTACTATATCTTCTACGTGACTAATACCATGTGATACCAGGGACATTGACCCACTGATACAGAGGACACAATGCCTATCATTGACTAGATCTAACCAATGTTGTTTGAAGAGAGGTATTATGTGAATCTCTATAGCATCATTGATGAtgcagtgtcacacacacacaccacagattgTGGTACAGACAGAGCGTGTGGTAGGCTCTTACCCCATCTTTGAATCACTAGTTTCATCCTCTATTTGTCCAACAGACTGAGTCTCAGTGTTGTAAACCCTTTATGACTTTACTGTCTCCTTGTGACCACTTTGTGACAATCTCAACGGTCAAACAGCATTCAAACAACGTTTAGTTCCTGTTTTCCTGCTTTTAAGACCCTGTGTTCGGTATTTTATGACTGATCCCAGATCTGATTGTGCAAACATGGCGTGACAATGATCATAGGAGTCGTCtagtacaaacagatctgggagccGGATATGGTTTTATTACCTGTGGGTGTTTCACTCACTACCCCAATAAGGTTGATCATTAACACTGAACAAGATAAGCGCAGAACCTAAGGTCAGGTTAATTGTTACATGTGCACCACAGACGTGCTGATACGAATCTGTAAAGCACAGGTGGctagtggcaccttaattggggaggatgggctcatggtaatgactggaaCTGAATTAATGGAGTAGTATGGAACTCATCATGGTTTTccacgtgtttgataccattccattcactccattccagccattattatgagatgtcctcccctcagcagcctgctGTGCTGTGAAGTTTATGCACTAGTACATGCCACAGTTATGGATAACAAAGTTGACAGAAACACAAAGTTCATACAGATGTCATTGACACTTAAGGATGATAAACTAAAGGGTCATGTCAACTGGGCCTAGATGAACATTATCCCTGTTATGGGAACCAGATTCTGCAGACCAATGGGATTCTTATTTTCACCACTTCTCATTTACTCTTAGTCTTTGCCATTTGTACTGTTTATTTGGCAAGGTAACTGTTTTCTGGGTTTTTTTATGAGCTCAGTGCAGTAAGAAGCTTATTACTGTGTATTTATCCTGTTTGTTAACTCCTTAGTTGTCTAATTTCTCCTATCTCCTTCCTAGGCGTTCCGTGTGGAGAACATGTCCTTCAAGCAGGGCCAGGAGATGACGTTCACAGGGAAGACCAAGTCTGGAGCCACTAAGTAAGATCATGACATTTCACCTTTCAACCCAAACACAACACAGTGTTTCCCCTAGCATTACTCCTAGAGACTCTCCTAGTGCCTCACCCACTGCTCACTCCCAAGATGTAGCAGAATCCTGACACTTGGTTTCAATTGAACGTATTTGTGCTTGTAGCCCTGATTGTACTTTTGGGGTATTTCGCAGCCCACCAACAAAAAGCATATATGAGAAACACTGCAAACAGTGCACAGTACATGAAAGTCACTATTGGTTTCAACTATTGGTTTCAAGTTTCAGTATTTGTAGCCCTGGATGTCACATTGGGGGCCTTTGCAGCCCACAATATATATTACATACAAGTAGGTTGTCATGGTTATAGACATGGTTGCATTTCAATTTGGCCAAACAAAAACAAACCACGAGCATGGAGAACTTATTGTGTTAACATTTTTCGCCTGAATTATCATATCCAATTTCCTGTTTCAAGTTTCATTTTATCTTTcacccctccccatctctctctctctcccccctcctccatctccacccctcatAGGTTCTCCATCAACATCGGCCACGACAGTGACAACTTTGCCCTCCACTTCAACCCTCGTTTTGACAACGGACAGATCGTGTGTAACTCTCTGTCTGGAGGAAGCTGGGGAGACGAACAGAAGGATGGCCACTTCCCCTTCCAGGATGGAGAGCAGTTCAAGGTGTGTGTCACCAGTTTAACATTTGATCACAGGGCAGTCTGGGCACACAGTCTGTTGACTCTAACTGTAAAATATAATATTTAACAGTTAGAGAGTCAACAGTCAGGCTACACTGGTGATTATAACTGCATCTATCATATAAGTACATCTGATAGAGGAGATACGTTTTAGTAATCTCAATGGCTCATAGATTTGGCTCACTAGGAAGCCAGTGTAAACCCGCCTAACTGTTGGATTTAATCATTACAAATTATCATTAACCAGGAACCATTCAAATAAAGTCTACAGAAATGAAGCAGTAGATCATTACAATTTGCCTCAAAGATTCTACCCTCCCATGCCTGACTGCTGCAGACTGCAAGACACATTGATGGTAAATGAGATTCTAAacatttctctcgctctctctcgctctctctctctctgtctctctttctttttctctctctctctctctctctctctctctgtctctctttctctctctctctctctctctctctctctctctctctctctctctctctctctctctctctctctctctctctctctgtctctcatccctCCGTCCAGCTGGTCCTCAACTTCACCAACGAGCAGTTCTACATCAAGCTGCCAGACGGTCACATGATGGACTTCCCCAATCGCCTTGGCGACTGCAAGTACAACCACATCATGGTTGACGGAGATGTCAAGGTCATCAGCCTCAAGGTCAAATAGAGGTTGAGCTTTAACCTCTGACCGTTGTCTAAATCCTTTGAAACAATACCTGTGAATTTATTTATACCAACTCAGAGCTCTTATTGTGTACGTTGTGTATTGAGAGGAAACACCCTCTAGGTTGCGCCACTGCCAAATGCACCTCTACCTGAAACCTGTGGAGAGACCACTCCAGATATGTTAATAAAACCACCACTGTGAAAGCAAACAATGTTTTCAATATCTTTATGTGGCTTTTGTATCATCTTTGAATGGTTTTGGTGTGTCCTTAATGAGACCGACTCTCTATTTCCTTACACACTAGTGTTGGAGATAGAGACACAAGCATTTGGAtgcacctgtgataacatctgcaaatctgtgaccaataaactttgatttgatttagtgtattctctttttctctttccatctctcccccaTACTCCTATAGCAGTCTGTCATGACATCATCAGAGCAAGACACATTACTGTTTATTAGACTGTAGCCTGGGTGTTAACCCTcttctacacacaaacacacatacacttgtGTAGCCTGGGTGTTAACCATGGTCTCCCACCATCACATAGTCAACTGTGAACTCACTAGATCAGTGACTCACTTATACAGTCTATTGTCACTGAcctgcctcctgtctgtctgtctcctgcctgcctactgcctgtctgtctatttgCCTGTCTCCTGCCTGCCTACTGcttgtctcctgtctgtctgcctgcctcctgcctctctgtctgcctgcctcctgcctgtctgtctgtctgtctgtctgtctgtctgtctgtctctgggggAACTGGAACATCAGTGGACTGAACTCACACTTGGCCTTCTAGGAATTGTAGTAGCTTTTTAGTAGTACTAGTGGTTGATACCAATTCAATGCTAACTCTGTCTCAGTCTTTACGACAGATGCTAATCAGTGCTGAGTCAGGACTAAGGCTGAGCAGCAAGATCTCAAGGGCGCCAGGCAGCCTAGCGGTtagggtgttgggccagtaactgaaaagttgctagttcaaatcccagagctgacaaggtgaaacatctgttgatgtgcccttgagcaaggcacttaattctaattgctccagggttgccgttgataattggctgtgaccccactctctgagggtgtctcgGGAGTTGGgataaaaaacacatttccaattcacacgtgTATAAATACACACGTGCAATGGGACAAATATAATTCAGTCAACAGCAGACCAGCAGATATTGATTGACACAAACTTCATAAACTGGGCTCAAGTAACTAACTTGAAGTTAAAGTAATTAACTAAAGAATTGTCAGTTGAAGGACAATTAACATCATCAATCAACTCAAGTTATTCAGGTCAAATGGTTGATATAATCCATATCCAAGCGGGCCAGTCTGTGGTGTGGTCCTGTAAGTATATTTTGGCAGGATGAATAACGATAGACATTCCTGAGAGACAATTTACAGGACAACACGAAGAGACCTGCCTCAAGGCTGTGAAATGTTGCATGGTGGGACCACATTCCCTGGCGAGAGGCAGCGGTCTGGAGAGTGTGAGGGTaggtgtaagagtgtgtgtgttgggggggaggtaggggtaggtgtgtgtgtgtgtgtgtgtgtgtgtgggtcagcgGGGTCCATCATATACACATAGAATGAGGAAACTAGCCACCAATGAGACACACACAGTGCATACTTTACAATTGAGTACCACACATTTTACTGCATGTGAAAGTTACTTTACTTACTTTAAAACTTTTGCCAGCAGAGGGCAATATTGTAGTCATTTTACCTCAAAATCAATCAGTCAAAACTTTAGTTGAATAATCCTGTAATAAAGGAATACAAGATGAGAAAATCAACCAAGAAAATTATCTTGGCACTTTTTTGGCAATATGACaataaagtaaaagtaaaagtaaaaaaaaatgaatAGTGACTTGTTAAATGACATTCTTGTCAATATGTGACAAGAAATACAGCAGACTACATGATGAATGCAAATTAGAATCCCCTGGCAAAATATATGTCAAATAGCTatagctacagatgtaggatcttaatttgatcaccctgttgcaggacaaCTTTGCTGCAATATGGGAAATTAAAAACGTATAggtttgaggtttaaaaaggctttgaggtttaaaaaggttgGTGAAGTTTGACATTTCCACTTTACCTGATATCCCTTTACGAAAAATTGACAaatccctacaaaaatgtccattaattataatccacataataattataatttcctgttgctggaggattattttcctgctgtagcaaactggctcacattaatatcctacatctgtataactaTATACCAATAATATTCAGATTATGTCAAAATACAAAAACTACTGTGAGTTTAGAGTAAGCCATGTTGATAGGTCAACTTACGCCGCACTGATTACTCAAAAACCTATTTGTTTGTATGGAGGCCGCTCTTGCCCCAACAGCTATAAAGAAATGTCCTCATGTTGAAAATTTAAAAAATGCCATATCAGAAATGCTTTGGCGATAGTGCTTTTGGTGTCACGTCAAATTAACTTCCAGTCTTTTATAGTTCCTGCATGGATGACCTATCCTCCCCAGGAGAAAAAGGATTTAAGTAAAGTATAATAGTTCCTGCTTGTGTCACGTCAAAATACTTCACCTCTACTCTGATTATAGCTCCTGTAGGGGTGTTCCGGCTGCCGACCCCAGGTCTCCCCTACTTGACCCTGTGCTCTGACCCTTCTGAGCCAGATAGTCCTTATAGTTCCGGGTCAGGAGGGTGTACAACAAAGGGTTAATACAGCTATTCCCATAGGTCAGACACGTTACAAAGAAATTCATGTAACTGTGAGTGGCAGGAGACAGAGCCCTGAGGGACTGCGGGGAAAATAATTGCGCCAACTGCCACCCCCAGAAAGGCAGGAAACACACCCAGTACGCCACGACGATACTAAAAATCATCTTTACTACCTTTTGTTTTAAGCCTCGTCTTCTCGCTGAACGGCTGCTTCCTCCCAAGCTAGCCTGAGCAGTCCAATATTGACGTGCTAGGCCAGCGTAGAGACCAACAATGACTAACCCGGGTACGAGGACGCTGGTCAGGAACAGGACGGTGAGGTAGGCCTTGAAGGCCTCTTGGGTCCACGTTGGGTAACAGATCCGCTTGACGTTCCCGGCCGCGTTTGGCTTCCCTTCCCTCAGCCGTATCATAATCATCATTGGTAGTGTCAGGACAAACGCCACGAACCAGATGACGGCGGCCACTACCTTCCGTCCCCGCGTGCTGGATAATCGGGCGACAAACGGCTTCGCCACGGCCCGGTAGCGCTCCAACGACATGGCGACCAGGACGAAGACGCTGGCGTGCATGGTGAGGAGATCAAGACTCAGGAGGATCCGGCAACCGGCCTCGCCGAACAACCAATCGTGAGCAAAGTAGGTGCAGATGACGAATGGGAtcgtagagaggtagaggaggtcgGCGAGGGCAAGGTTGAGTATGTAGATGTACATAGAGCCGGACCGGCGGAGTGCCGCGGAACGCATGATGAAGAGGGTGTAGATGTTACCTGCCACCCCCAAGGCGAGCATGATTAGGAGGGTAGCGCCGAGGAGAGAGGTCACCCACaaacccccaccaccacctccgGAGCTACCCCCTCCAGAGCTACTGCCGGAGCCCGCGGAAACATGCCCCATCTGGCTCTGGTTCATCCTTCGGGATAGGTTTGAGTTCATAAATAAGGCCAGCACGTCCCTACAATGAAGTGATAGCTTTACTGGGATAaactgttgttattattattagtattcaAATTGATTTGAAAGAGTTGCTTATGAGATTCCAAACAGAATTTAAAAAAGTGTTCCATGTTGGAGTGAATAGAGAATAATTGCAAGTCAAAGTGACTTTCCGCATTGCATAAGATTCAGTGAAAaacagacaaaacaagacaaaaactacaattgtactgcattgttgagggagctagcatgtaagcatttcactgcaccttttaaacctgctgtaaactgtgtacgtGACAGATTTTTTTAAACTTCAAAACACATAAATCGTCTTTGGCCTTCTGTGACTTATCTAAATTGAATCTAAATCCAATAGGAAAACAGGCAACAGAAAGTGTAGAGAAGCTTCAACTGTGGCTTCAGTTCCACTACTACTGTTAATCCCCAGGGTAGTCTTAAAGTGACCCAGCACATGGCTGACAAGTCCACCTCATCGAGTGTCTCTTATCTCCCTCAGTTTTCACATCCCCGCACCAGCTCCTCCACGCTCCCATCATCCTTCCCTTCCCGTGGGCGCCGAATGAAAACGAGGCGATACTGTAGATAGACGCTTCAGTCTCTTGAGGAGTTGGAACTGCACCGGTGACTTGGGAGTGGAAGTAGCTTGATGTCCTTGAGTTGACAGTGTGTTGTCGTTGGTAAGTTTGTGGTTGATTCAGATCCTCTCAGACTGTATCCAGAGGTTAGTTTGTCTTGTGTTCTCAGCTTGCATGGTGGATGGTCATTTTTGGTACCTCTCAATATAGGTCAATGTTGGGTGTTCCAATAAAGGAACTGGGGTCCCCTTCTATTGTTTAATTCCACAGCTCTTCAGAAGAGTTTTGTTGTGTCTGTCTTCTTTGGTGTCCTTCAACTACACTCCTTtactctcgttccctctctctatcctctgtcccctttctctctctctctctctctctctctctctctctctctctctctctctctctctctctctctctctctctctctctctctc
The DNA window shown above is from Coregonus clupeaformis isolate EN_2021a chromosome 18, ASM2061545v1, whole genome shotgun sequence and carries:
- the lgals2b gene encoding lectin, galactoside-binding, soluble, 2b; translated protein: MAFRVENMSFKQGQEMTFTGKTKSGATKFSINIGHDSDNFALHFNPRFDNGQIVCNSLSGGSWGDEQKDGHFPFQDGEQFKLVLNFTNEQFYIKLPDGHMMDFPNRLGDCKYNHIMVDGDVKVISLKVK
- the uts2r4 gene encoding urotensin-2 receptor → MNSNLSRRMNQSQMGHVSAGSGSSSGGGSSGGGGGGLWVTSLLGATLLIMLALGVAGNIYTLFIMRSAALRRSGSMYIYILNLALADLLYLSTIPFVICTYFAHDWLFGEAGCRILLSLDLLTMHASVFVLVAMSLERYRAVAKPFVARLSSTRGRKVVAAVIWFVAFVLTLPMMIMIRLREGKPNAAGNVKRICYPTWTQEAFKAYLTVLFLTSVLVPGLVIVGLYAGLARQYWTAQASLGGSSRSARRRGLKQKVVKMIFSIVVAYWVCFLPFWGWQLAQLFSPQSLRALSPATHSYMNFFVTCLTYGNSCINPLLYTLLTRNYKDYLAQKGQSTGSSRGDLGSAAGTPLQEL